A window of Thiocapsa bogorovii genomic DNA:
CCGTCGTGCCGCCGGCTCGGCCGGCAAACCCAGAAGATCGGCCAGGCGAATGAGGGGGACCAGCTCGTTGCGAAGCACGACCGCCGGGCGTCCGGCGACCTGAATCGTCTCGGAGCGGGATGTGCGGATCAGCTCGGAGACGTGCGGCGCGGTCAACCCGAAGCAGTGCCCGGCCGTTTCGAACAGCAGGATGCGCATCACCGCCAGAGAGAGCGGGAGCTTGAGCGTCAGGGTGGTCCCGGCGCCCGGCCGAGAGTTGATCGAGACCGATCCCTGCAGGTCGTCGGTGATGGCGCGCTTGACGACGTCCATCCCGACGCCGCGACCCGAGACCTCGGTGATCATGGTGCTGGTGCTGAAGCCGGGTTGGAAGAGGAGGTCGGCGACCTGCTCGTCGGTCAGCTCTTGCCCGGTCGCTTGGATGGCGGCGGTCTCGATCAGGCCCTTTTGGATTGCCTTCTCGAGGATGCGCGCGCGGTCGAGTCCGCGGCCGTCGTCGCTGATGGCGATCAGCACGGCACCGCCTTCCTGACGTGCCGCGAGACGAATCTGCCCGAGCGCCGGCTTGCCGGCGGCCAGACGCTCCTCGGCCGACTCGATGCCGTGGTCGACGGCGTTGCGCACCAGGTGGACCAATGCATCGCTGAGATGGTCGATGATCTGGCGGTCGAGCTCGATCTCGCTGCCGTCGATCTCGCACCGGATTTCCTTGCCGAGCGAGCGCCCGAGCTCGCGCGCCACCCGGGCGATCGGGTCCAGGACCGTACCCAGAGGCAGCATCCGCATGCCGAGTGTGCGGTCGTTGAGCTCGCCGACGAGCCGCTCCTGATCGAGCGTCAGGTCGCGCAGATCGAGCGTGAACCGGTGCAGCGCATGGGCCAGCTCTGCCGACGCGGATCCCGTCTCGGCGACGGCGCGGGCGGCAAGCGCCCCGGCCGCGGCATCGAGCCGGCGCGCCTCGCCCAGTACATGACGGAGCCGCGCCTGATTGGAGACCATCTCGCCCATCAGTTTGACCAGTGCGTCGAGCTTGTCCGTGCGTACGCGCACGCTCTCGGGTGCGCGGATGATTGGTGGGAACTCGGCGCCGGTCGGTCGGGGGGGCTTTGGCGTCGGGTGTGTCGCGGATGAGGTCGCGGGCGAGGGCTGCGCGGGGTCTCCGGGCGGGATTCGGTCTTGGAGGGCGCCCGGCGTTGCGTGAGCATCGACAGCGGTCGCGACTGCGGTTTCGCCAATGGCCGGGGGACCCGGTTCCGACCAATCACCTGCAGCGGCCCGGGTGAGCCGCTCGCATAGGGCCTGATCGGGTGGTCCGGAGGCCGCGCCCGCGCCGGAAGCGGCGACCTCTTCGATCATTGCGCCGATCGCATCGACGGCACGCATCAGCAGTGCCGCGAGTGCCGGGTCGGGTTGGATCTTGTCTTCGCGTAAGACCCCGAGCACGTCTTCGAGATGGTGTGCGGTCTCGGCGATGCTCGCGAGCTTGAGCATCCGCGCAGACCCTTTGATGGTGTGGGCGGATCGGAACAGGGCGTCGATGCCGTCCCGGCCCCCATCGCCCGCCGTCCCGAGCCTGGCGAGTCCGGTTTCGAGTCGGGCGATATGCTCGCGCGCCTCGTCGACGAAACGGCCGATGAATTTGGTGATGTCGAGTGCCACGACGAGGTGCTCAGGCCGCGGTTTCGGCGAGACGGGCCAGGTGCGTCTCGCAAAGGAAGCGCAGATCCTTCACCGACAGGAGCGAGGGCAGCGCGCCCGTGTTCTGCATTGCGAGTGCATCGTTCTGCAGCTGGCGCAGCACGATCCGGTACTCGCGTCCTGCCGGCACGGGCTCGCCTCTCTGGCGATAGATTTCGGCGAGCTGGAAGTGGGCTCTCCAGCAGCCGGGTTTGTCGTACACCACCCGACGCAAGGCGCCGATCGCTTCCTGTGTGTCGCCGCGCAGAAGTGCGCAGCGCCCGAGCAAGAGGAGCGCTTCCAGTGACCAAGGATCTTGCGTCAAGGCCCGTCGTGCGGCCGCTTCCGCGCTGGCCGTGTCGCCGCGTTCGAGCAGCAGATGGGCTTGGAGCGAGAGATGCTCGGCGGCGGCGTCCCGGGGATCGCAGAGCGGGCCGAGATGGTGAAGCGCCTCTTCGAAACGCTCGGATCGGGCCGAGGCCAGGGCCCTCTCGTAGCGCTCTCGATCGACCGTGTTCGTGACCGGCGCGATCGAGCCGGCTGTTTCCGGGCGAAGGTCGATCGAGCCCGGATCACGTCGATCGGCCGAGTCGGATCGCACTGGGTCGGCTCGCGGCGGGCGGGCGCACGGCCGCGTCTTCCCGGCCGCGGCCGAGCGCCCACCGAGTCCCGGGTCCGCGATCCCTTGCAAGGGCTCGACCGGGGCCCGCTCGAACAGGAAGACGCCGTCCAGCGCCACCAGGCGCATCAGTCCGAAGTCGTTGGCGAGTGTCTCCGAGGCACCGACGATCAGATGACCACGGGGCTTGAGCAGATCCCGCAACCGCGCGATGACCGCCTTGCGGGTTGTCGGGTCGAAGTAGATCGACACATTGCGGAAGAAGATGATGTCTTGTTCCTGCATCGCCGGCGGGTAGTCAGGCGCAAGCAGGTTCCAGGACATGAAATCGACCTGTTGGCGGATCGCCGCGTCGACGCGTCGGTGCGTCCCGTCAAGCGCCGAGAACCAGCGATCGCGAAGCTCGGCGGGCAGGGCCCGAAACGCGAACGGGCTGTAGACCGCCGTGCGGGCGCGCTCGAGTGCGGTTTCGTCGACATCGCCTGCCGTGATCCTAAACAGACGCCCCGCGAGATCGCCGTAACGCTCGCGCAAGGCGATGGCAATCGAATAGGGTTCCTCGCCGGTG
This region includes:
- a CDS encoding CheR family methyltransferase; this translates as MPLQSFKGFVKDRLGLHFGPDADERLRSLLAGRMTATAAGSIDAYLKSVAADPVELGHLTSLLTVKETYFYREPDHLDLLVERLVPARLTQAEKGNPIRILSLGCSTGEEPYSIAIALRERYGDLAGRLFRITAGDVDETALERARTAVYSPFAFRALPAELRDRWFSALDGTHRRVDAAIRQQVDFMSWNLLAPDYPPAMQEQDIIFFRNVSIYFDPTTRKAVIARLRDLLKPRGHLIVGASETLANDFGLMRLVALDGVFLFERAPVEPLQGIADPGLGGRSAAAGKTRPCARPPRADPVRSDSADRRDPGSIDLRPETAGSIAPVTNTVDRERYERALASARSERFEEALHHLGPLCDPRDAAAEHLSLQAHLLLERGDTASAEAAARRALTQDPWSLEALLLLGRCALLRGDTQEAIGALRRVVYDKPGCWRAHFQLAEIYRQRGEPVPAGREYRIVLRQLQNDALAMQNTGALPSLLSVKDLRFLCETHLARLAETAA
- a CDS encoding hybrid sensor histidine kinase/response regulator gives rise to the protein MALDITKFIGRFVDEAREHIARLETGLARLGTAGDGGRDGIDALFRSAHTIKGSARMLKLASIAETAHHLEDVLGVLREDKIQPDPALAALLMRAVDAIGAMIEEVAASGAGAASGPPDQALCERLTRAAAGDWSEPGPPAIGETAVATAVDAHATPGALQDRIPPGDPAQPSPATSSATHPTPKPPRPTGAEFPPIIRAPESVRVRTDKLDALVKLMGEMVSNQARLRHVLGEARRLDAAAGALAARAVAETGSASAELAHALHRFTLDLRDLTLDQERLVGELNDRTLGMRMLPLGTVLDPIARVARELGRSLGKEIRCEIDGSEIELDRQIIDHLSDALVHLVRNAVDHGIESAEERLAAGKPALGQIRLAARQEGGAVLIAISDDGRGLDRARILEKAIQKGLIETAAIQATGQELTDEQVADLLFQPGFSTSTMITEVSGRGVGMDVVKRAITDDLQGSVSINSRPGAGTTLTLKLPLSLAVMRILLFETAGHCFGLTAPHVSELIRTSRSETIQVAGRPAVVLRNELVPLIRLADLLGLPAEPAARRRPGVDEEALLVVVIGVRQAKLGLVVDQLVDERDMVLKPLPEHMRGRGAFGGLVGGVVVTGTNALVSLLQAPALLDAARRIRGEAIKAAVKDSTPRHAGQQGQRVLVVDDSLNTREIEKEVLEASGYRVTLAEDGLDGWQKAVGGRFDAILTDVEMPGLDGFSLTAKLRENEKCRSTPIIIVTSRQTPEDKQRGIQVGADAYIVKGDFDQSNLVDTLRNLLG